One part of the Rutidosis leptorrhynchoides isolate AG116_Rl617_1_P2 chromosome 1, CSIRO_AGI_Rlap_v1, whole genome shotgun sequence genome encodes these proteins:
- the LOC139894462 gene encoding coronatine-insensitive protein 1-like, translating into MDSLFDCVVPSIHEGSDRNSFSSVSRTCYDLDAKTRKHVTVHLCYATPFRCHQRFPFIKSLTLTGSPHINVDLTSSPCNWDHNVTPWVQEIATSFKGLKSVSFQRLVVHDSDLELLAKTRGAKLSVLEIDSCPGFSTDGLLFIGKYCNDLRILSLENSSINEINGEWLHELALHSTSIESLNFNNANLTKFDVKDLALVAKYCSHSLVSVKISDNYDFIDLVEFFKNAVNLEYFGGGRFGNKPNYNHNHYHNALVMNRVALQDKYKEFKFPPKLKSLALNPTGRTDILLPFAHLITQLVTTYLYYGEDHINSFFNNCPNLEALYMPVINDKVLIHLSKFCKNLRKLYMINKLGYSCTEDGLFALAQGCQKLECLHISLSSITDDTMSYVGTQMKNLSDLSMVLVNNGVKWKKNQVLDNGVRTLLMGCTKLERFSIQFQKLGGLSDGGLENIGKFGCNLRYLCLGYVGKSDAGLMELSYGCPKLQELVVKDCPFSMEAFDIFRCRVTSLRYFEFPGIPRHCRYLLEQDQQLFTQIV; encoded by the coding sequence ATGGACTCTCTGTTCGACTGCGTTGTACCTTCCATTCACGAAGGCAGTGACCGAAACTCATTTTCATCGGTTTCTCGTACGTGTTATGATCTTGATGCTAAAACACGTAAGCACGTAACTGTACACTTGTGTTATGCTACGCCTTTTAGGTGTCATCAACGGTTTCCCTTTATCAAGTCATTAACCCTAACAGGAAGTCCACATATTAATGTGGATTTAACGTCAAGCCCGTGCAATTGGGATCATAATGTAACCCCATGGGTTCAAGAAATCGCTACTTCGTTTAAGGGTTTGAAATCGGTTAGTTTTCAACGTTTGGTTGTGCATGATTCGGATCTCGAGCTCTTGGCTAAAACTCGCGGTGCGAAGCTTAGCGTTTTGGAGATTGATTCATGTCCAGGGTTTTCAACAGATGGGTTACTGTTTATTGGTAAGTATTGTAACGATTTGAGAATTTTGAGTTTAGAGAATAGCTCGATTAATGAGATTAATGGAGAATGGTTACATGAATTGGCTTTGCATAGTACTAGTATTGAATCGTTGAATTTTAATAACGCGAATCTTACTAAATTTGATGTTAAAGATCTTGCACTTGTTGCAAAATATTGTAGTCATTCTTTAGTATCTGTGAAGATAAGTGATAATTATGATTTTATTGATCTTGTGGAGTTCTTTAAAAATGCTGTTAATTTAGAGTATTTTGGTGGTGGTAGATTTGGTAATAAGCCTAACTATAATCACAATCATTATCATAATGCCTTAGTTATGAATCGTGTTGCACTACAAGATAAATATAAAGAATTTAAATTCCCTCCGAAGCTGAAGTCTTTAGCGCTGAATCCCACTGGACGAACCGACATTCTTCTTCCTTTTGCACATCTAATAACGCAACTGGTTACTACCTACTTATATTATGGTGAGGACCACATTAATTCGTTCTTTAATAATTGTCCGAACTTGGAAGCTCTTTATATGCCTGTCATAAATGATAAGGTGTTAATACATCTTAGTAAGTTCTGCAAAAACTTGCGCAAGCTTTATATGATCAATAAACTAGGGTACAGCTGTACAGAGGATGGCCTATTCGCTCTTGCACAAGGATGTCAAAAATTGGAATGTTTGCATATTAGTTTGTCATCTATTACAGATGATACTATGTCGTACGTAGGAACACAAATGAAAAACCTCTCTGATTTGAGTATGGTACTAGTTAACAATGGCGTAAAGTGGAAGAAGAATCAAGTGCTAGACAATGGGGTCCGAACGCTACTAATGGGTTGCACAAAACTTGAAAGGTTTAGTATTCAGTTTCAGAAGCTTGGAGGATTAAGTGATGGGGGTTTGGAGAATATTGGGAAGTTTGGTTGTAATTTGAGATATTTGTGTCTTGGTTATGTGGGTAAATCGGATGCAGGACTTATGGAGTTGTCATACGGGTGCCCGAAATTGCAAGAATTGGTAGTCAAGGATTGTCCTTTTAGCATGGAAGCGTTTGATATTTTTCGGTGTCGTGTAACGTCGCTAAGGTACTTTGAGTTTCCGGGTATACCTCGTCATTGTCGTTATCTTTTGGAACAGGATCAACAATTGTTTACACAGATTGTTTGA